One part of the Actinotignum schaalii genome encodes these proteins:
- the metX gene encoding homoserine O-acetyltransferase MetX, with product MTPSPQFLVGHAPLDPVTDAEPIGDFDTGYTPAPRLTERPTGAWLEGDDPGERRFADLGPLELELGGRLPQVRLAYETWGQLNADRSNAVLLCHALTGDSHAAARDGQSGWWKDIVGPGLAIDTDRYYVVCPNVLGGCQGSTGPASPAPDGQPWGPRFPEITMRDMAAAEARLADLLGVERWALVAGASFGGCRTMEWAASFPERVGAFAVLVAGPASTAEHIAYAHLQNLAIRLDPRWRGGHYYDAEPDESGVSGPDAGLGLAREIAHLTYRCAPELAARFGRTPQEGEDPLRGGRYAVQSYLDYHGAKLVARFDANSYLTISQAFITHDIGRGRGGTAQVVAGLKQPALVVAVDSDRLFYPQHMAELAAVLPGARPLQTVHSAHGHDGFLIENNEVSAIIADFLAEVAPVETAPVETVPVATAREGATL from the coding sequence ATGACGCCCAGCCCCCAGTTCCTCGTGGGACACGCTCCCCTAGACCCGGTCACCGATGCCGAACCTATCGGTGATTTCGATACCGGCTACACCCCCGCACCTCGCCTGACCGAGCGGCCCACCGGCGCCTGGCTGGAAGGGGACGATCCGGGTGAACGCCGTTTCGCGGATCTTGGCCCCCTGGAACTGGAGCTGGGCGGCCGCCTGCCGCAGGTTCGGCTCGCCTACGAAACATGGGGGCAGCTCAATGCGGACCGCTCCAATGCGGTGCTGCTGTGCCACGCGCTCACCGGGGATTCCCATGCCGCGGCGCGCGATGGGCAGAGCGGCTGGTGGAAAGATATTGTGGGCCCGGGCCTGGCCATTGATACCGACCGGTATTACGTGGTGTGCCCGAATGTGCTAGGTGGCTGCCAGGGAAGTACCGGCCCGGCTTCCCCGGCTCCCGATGGCCAGCCCTGGGGCCCTCGTTTCCCGGAAATTACCATGCGGGATATGGCCGCCGCGGAGGCGCGGCTCGCCGATCTGCTCGGGGTGGAGCGCTGGGCCCTGGTGGCGGGTGCCTCCTTCGGTGGCTGCCGCACCATGGAATGGGCGGCGTCTTTCCCGGAGCGGGTGGGTGCTTTTGCGGTGCTCGTGGCGGGCCCTGCTAGCACCGCGGAACATATTGCGTATGCACACCTGCAAAATTTGGCGATTCGGCTGGATCCGCGCTGGCGCGGCGGGCATTATTACGATGCCGAACCCGATGAGAGCGGGGTGAGCGGCCCGGATGCCGGGCTCGGCCTGGCTCGTGAAATAGCGCATTTAACTTATCGCTGCGCCCCGGAGCTGGCGGCGCGTTTCGGGCGCACCCCGCAGGAGGGCGAAGATCCGCTGCGCGGGGGCCGTTACGCGGTCCAATCTTATTTGGATTATCACGGCGCGAAATTGGTGGCGCGTTTCGATGCGAATTCCTACCTGACGATCAGCCAGGCATTTATTACTCACGATATTGGGCGCGGGCGGGGCGGCACCGCGCAGGTGGTGGCGGGGCTGAAGCAGCCGGCGCTCGTCGTCGCCGTTGATTCGGATCGGCTTTTTTATCCGCAGCATATGGCGGAATTGGCCGCGGTTTTGCCCGGGGCGCGCCCGCTCCAGACCGTGCATTCCGCGCACGGCCACGATGGTTTCCTTATCGAAAATAATGAGGTGTCCGCGATTATCGCGGATTTCCTCGCCGAGGTAGCGCCGGTGGAAACCGCACCAGTGGAAACCGTGCCGGTGGCAACCGCCCGGGAGGGCGCTACCCTTTAG
- a CDS encoding O-acetylhomoserine aminocarboxypropyltransferase/cysteine synthase family protein: MSDNQNSQHTAPTPDALHFDTLQVHAGQVLDSDHGARALPIFQTTSYVFKDNEQARGRFALTDPGMIYTRITNPTQGAVEERISALYGGTGGLLLASGSAAIFYAVTNVAQAGDNIVSSDSLYGGTYNQFKHVLRNFGIEARFVENPSDPANWEALIDENTKALYGETIPNPKQDILDIEALAKLAHSHDIPLIVDNTIGTPANVNPFNFGADVVVDSATKFLGGHGTSIAGSVVERAGFNWKNGKFPGFHEVDESYHGIVWGDLPGAPFTTRIRATLLRDTGAAISPFNAFLIGLGLETLSLRIDRHLSNTRAVAEFLAEHPGIDSVNWAGLPDNPYHELAAKYAPKGPGSVFTVEVAGGFEKAAAFVESLHLFSNLANIGDAKSLVVHPASTTHSQLTAEELAANGISPATVRLSIGIEDPRDLIADIRQGLESIA; the protein is encoded by the coding sequence ATGTCAGATAATCAGAATTCCCAGCACACCGCCCCTACCCCGGACGCTTTGCACTTCGACACCCTTCAGGTGCATGCCGGCCAGGTCCTCGATTCCGATCACGGCGCCCGGGCGCTGCCAATTTTCCAGACCACGTCCTATGTTTTCAAGGATAATGAGCAGGCTCGCGGGCGTTTCGCCCTCACCGATCCGGGCATGATCTACACCCGGATCACCAACCCCACCCAGGGGGCTGTTGAAGAACGTATTTCCGCGCTGTACGGCGGCACGGGCGGGCTGCTCCTCGCTTCCGGTTCGGCTGCTATTTTCTACGCGGTCACGAATGTGGCGCAGGCCGGGGATAATATTGTTTCTTCCGATTCGCTGTACGGCGGGACCTACAACCAGTTCAAGCACGTGCTCAGGAACTTCGGTATTGAGGCTCGTTTCGTGGAGAATCCCTCGGATCCGGCCAATTGGGAAGCCCTCATTGATGAGAACACCAAGGCTCTCTACGGGGAAACGATCCCGAACCCGAAGCAGGATATTCTCGATATTGAAGCGCTGGCCAAGCTCGCCCATTCCCACGATATTCCGCTCATTGTGGATAATACGATCGGCACTCCCGCCAATGTGAATCCCTTCAATTTCGGGGCGGACGTAGTGGTGGATTCGGCCACCAAGTTCCTGGGCGGGCACGGCACCTCCATTGCCGGCTCCGTGGTGGAACGCGCTGGCTTCAACTGGAAGAACGGCAAGTTCCCCGGTTTCCACGAGGTCGATGAGTCCTACCACGGCATCGTCTGGGGCGATCTTCCCGGCGCTCCTTTCACCACCCGTATCCGCGCCACCTTGCTGCGTGATACCGGCGCCGCAATTTCTCCCTTCAACGCCTTCCTGATCGGGCTGGGCCTGGAGACCCTTTCCCTGCGCATCGACCGCCATCTTTCCAATACCCGCGCGGTGGCGGAATTCCTGGCCGAGCACCCCGGGATTGACTCGGTGAACTGGGCTGGCCTGCCGGATAATCCGTATCACGAGCTGGCCGCCAAGTACGCCCCCAAGGGCCCCGGTTCGGTGTTCACGGTGGAAGTTGCGGGCGGATTTGAGAAGGCCGCGGCTTTCGTGGAGTCCCTCCATCTCTTCTCCAATCTCGCGAATATCGGGGATGCGAAGTCGCTGGTGGTGCACCCGGCTTCGACCACGCATTCGCAGCTGACCGCAGAAGAGCTGGCGGCCAATGGCATTAGCCCGGCCACCGTGCGCCTGTCCATCGGTATTGAAGATCCGCGCGATCTTATTGCCGATATTCGCCAGGGCCTCGAGTCCATCGCCTAG
- a CDS encoding inorganic diphosphatase encodes MEFDVTIEIPKGNRNKYEVDHETGRIRLDRMLFTSTRYPDDYGFIDDTLGEDGDPLDALVLLEEPTFPGCVIRCRALGMFRMRDEKGGDDKVLCVPASDQRASWRTEIEDVSEFHRLEIQHFFEVYKDLEPGKSVEGAHWVGREAAEEEIRASFQRAIDEGYYTAHEAQPPSQH; translated from the coding sequence ATGGAATTCGATGTCACCATCGAAATCCCCAAGGGAAATCGAAATAAGTACGAAGTAGATCACGAAACCGGGCGGATTCGCCTGGACCGCATGCTTTTCACATCCACCCGGTACCCCGATGATTACGGATTTATTGATGACACCCTCGGTGAGGACGGCGATCCGCTGGACGCCCTGGTGCTCCTGGAAGAGCCCACGTTCCCGGGTTGTGTGATTCGGTGCCGCGCGCTGGGCATGTTCCGCATGCGTGATGAAAAGGGCGGCGACGATAAGGTGCTGTGCGTGCCGGCCTCGGATCAGCGGGCCTCCTGGCGTACCGAAATTGAGGACGTTTCGGAATTCCACCGCCTGGAAATCCAGCACTTCTTCGAGGTCTACAAGGATCTGGAGCCGGGCAAGTCCGTGGAAGGAGCGCACTGGGTGGGCCGCGAAGCCGCGGAAGAGGAAATCCGGGCTTCCTTCCAGCGGGCCATTGACGAAGGCTACTACACCGCGCACGAAGCGCAGCCCCCCAGCCAGCACTAG
- the tilS gene encoding tRNA lysidine(34) synthetase TilS, translating to MAGPHPAYAAGRRRLRALLQSCGYGPGTRLTVAVSGGSDSLALARIALFVARRDGYLLRAVTVNHGIRPEAGREAARVAGLLRSWGYDDAATVSVDLGGGSSPEGQARAARYAALAAAAGAAGAAGEMAGTGGAAGSAREVADAGVVVAGQCGPVLLGHTADDQAETVLLGLGRGSGARSLAGMPEAGPLPGHPEITALRPLLGLRRAALRAALQDEGIAWVDDPSNEPDGPWRAAGGGPLTRAALRAGALPALQEALGPGTVEALARTAYLLRRDNEALDAWAARELATWEEHGVVTEAEEPGGGVVVPIAPLRELPTAVRTRILRALALRAGARAGEVNAGHIEALDALVTGPGGVRRCDLPGARALRRDNIVVFAR from the coding sequence ATGGCCGGACCCCATCCCGCGTACGCGGCCGGCCGGCGCCGCCTGCGCGCCCTGCTGCAGAGCTGCGGTTACGGGCCGGGGACCCGCCTGACGGTGGCGGTGTCCGGCGGTTCGGATTCCCTCGCGCTGGCCCGCATCGCGCTCTTCGTAGCGCGCCGCGACGGCTACCTGCTGCGCGCGGTCACCGTCAATCACGGGATTCGCCCGGAGGCGGGGCGCGAAGCCGCGCGGGTTGCGGGCCTGCTTCGTTCGTGGGGGTACGACGACGCCGCAACGGTCAGTGTGGACCTGGGCGGTGGATCGAGCCCGGAAGGGCAGGCGCGGGCGGCCCGGTACGCGGCGCTGGCCGCGGCGGCTGGCGCGGCGGGCGCGGCGGGCGAGATGGCTGGTACGGGCGGCGCGGCTGGCTCGGCACGTGAGGTGGCAGACGCAGGTGTCGTGGTCGCCGGTCAGTGCGGCCCGGTGCTGCTGGGCCACACCGCGGACGACCAAGCCGAAACTGTGCTGCTGGGCCTGGGTCGGGGTTCGGGAGCGCGCTCCCTGGCGGGCATGCCGGAAGCGGGTCCGCTGCCGGGCCACCCGGAGATCACTGCGTTACGCCCGCTGCTGGGGCTGCGGCGCGCGGCGCTTCGCGCCGCGCTGCAAGATGAGGGCATTGCCTGGGTGGATGATCCGTCCAATGAGCCCGATGGCCCGTGGCGGGCGGCGGGCGGTGGGCCGCTCACCCGCGCCGCGTTGCGCGCCGGCGCCCTGCCGGCCCTACAAGAGGCGCTCGGGCCGGGCACGGTGGAAGCCCTGGCTCGCACCGCCTACCTGCTGCGCCGCGATAACGAAGCGCTCGATGCTTGGGCGGCCCGGGAGCTGGCCACCTGGGAAGAACACGGTGTGGTGACAGAGGCGGAGGAGCCAGGTGGCGGCGTCGTCGTACCTATTGCGCCACTGCGCGAACTTCCCACGGCCGTACGCACCCGGATTCTGCGCGCTCTTGCATTGCGCGCCGGGGCGCGTGCCGGGGAGGTGAATGCAGGGCATATCGAGGCTCTCGACGCGCTGGTCACCGGGCCGGGCGGCGTGCGCCGCTGCGACCTGCCCGGGGCGCGAGCGCTTCGGCGCGATAATATTGTCGTCTTCGCGCGTTAG
- the ftsH gene encoding ATP-dependent zinc metalloprotease FtsH, with product MDEQQEPRGTEPGGTAPGGSEARGGEARGSDARGSEANRAEPSAYERKRRARRAHPPQPDNSGSDTGAGGDGKNKKSRGSGSGHKLSEEERTSRRRWRVISGIVIAALLAFIGTNQFMAMQWSNISTSEGIALLEGTTVQRVQITDGTNRVRLWLTEPTKTMDGDGDKHDAGKKVTFQYADPQGQHITSLVERANPERGHNSIVPSQNVFVSMLFTFLPMILIFAVFIWFMRSQMGRGFGAKDANADGEVSEVRFSDVAGEDEAVEEVKEVVDFLKNPDRYQALGARIPRGVLLYGPPGTGKTLLAKAIAGEAQVPFFSIAASEFVELYVGMGASRVRELFKTAKKKAPAIIFVDEIDAVGRGRSSGALSHGEQEQTLNQLLVEMDGFSTDEAVVLIAATNRPDVLDPALLRPGRFDRQVAVDAPDIRGREAILRVHARGKPLADDVDLAGVAKRTPGFTGADLANILNEAALLAARRHAHVITNADVDEASDRVMAGPQRSSRVMSPEDRRMTAYHEGGHALAAAALRYTDPVTKVTILPRGRALGYTMVMPTEDRYSVTRNQLLDQLTYALGGRAAEEIIFRDPSTGASNDIQKATETARKIVTEYGMTTAVGAVRVAPTAQEEASFGTASRTSDSLAATVDENVRALLDQALTEAWTIITENRDILDHLAAVLLDKETVLENELAEIFKDVVKAPEREVWLSAPDRPVSQRPPIPLPEGKTEAEAAADSRLPAPELPDAATGPLGPRGRHGAENEGA from the coding sequence GTGGACGAACAGCAAGAACCTCGCGGTACGGAACCGGGCGGCACCGCGCCGGGCGGAAGCGAAGCGCGCGGCGGTGAGGCACGCGGTAGTGACGCTCGCGGTAGCGAAGCGAATCGCGCCGAACCCAGCGCGTATGAGCGCAAGCGCCGGGCGCGCCGGGCCCACCCGCCCCAGCCGGACAACTCGGGCAGTGATACCGGTGCGGGTGGCGACGGGAAGAATAAGAAATCCCGCGGCTCCGGCTCCGGCCATAAGCTCAGCGAAGAAGAACGCACCAGCAGGCGGCGCTGGCGCGTTATCTCCGGTATCGTCATCGCGGCGCTTCTTGCTTTTATCGGGACCAACCAATTCATGGCCATGCAGTGGTCCAATATCTCCACCTCGGAAGGTATCGCACTGCTGGAAGGTACTACCGTGCAGCGCGTGCAGATTACAGACGGCACCAACCGGGTGCGCCTGTGGCTGACCGAGCCAACGAAAACCATGGACGGCGACGGCGATAAGCACGACGCCGGGAAGAAGGTCACGTTCCAATACGCTGACCCACAGGGCCAGCACATCACCTCCCTGGTGGAACGGGCCAATCCGGAGCGCGGGCATAACTCAATCGTTCCCTCCCAGAACGTTTTCGTGTCCATGCTCTTCACCTTCCTGCCCATGATCCTCATCTTCGCGGTGTTCATCTGGTTCATGCGTAGCCAGATGGGGCGCGGCTTCGGGGCGAAAGACGCCAACGCGGACGGAGAAGTCTCCGAAGTGCGCTTCTCCGACGTGGCCGGGGAAGATGAAGCCGTCGAAGAAGTGAAGGAAGTGGTGGACTTCCTCAAGAACCCGGATCGCTACCAGGCCCTCGGGGCCCGCATCCCGCGCGGGGTGCTCCTCTACGGACCGCCCGGAACGGGTAAAACCCTGCTGGCCAAGGCCATCGCCGGGGAAGCACAAGTGCCGTTCTTCTCCATCGCCGCCTCGGAATTCGTGGAACTCTACGTGGGTATGGGTGCCTCGCGCGTGCGCGAGCTGTTCAAAACCGCGAAGAAAAAAGCCCCGGCCATTATTTTCGTGGACGAAATCGACGCGGTGGGCCGCGGGCGCAGCAGCGGCGCCCTCAGCCACGGCGAACAGGAACAAACCCTCAACCAGCTCCTCGTGGAAATGGACGGCTTCTCCACCGATGAGGCCGTGGTTCTTATTGCCGCCACCAACCGCCCGGACGTGCTGGACCCGGCGCTGCTGCGCCCCGGGCGTTTCGACCGGCAGGTCGCGGTAGATGCCCCCGATATTCGCGGGCGCGAAGCCATTTTGCGGGTGCACGCGCGCGGCAAGCCGCTCGCGGACGACGTAGACCTGGCCGGGGTCGCCAAGCGCACCCCCGGTTTCACGGGCGCGGATCTGGCCAATATCCTCAACGAAGCAGCGCTTTTAGCGGCGCGCCGCCACGCCCACGTCATCACCAATGCGGATGTGGATGAAGCCTCAGATCGCGTGATGGCCGGCCCGCAGCGCTCCAGCCGGGTCATGAGCCCGGAGGATCGGCGCATGACGGCCTATCACGAAGGCGGGCACGCGCTCGCGGCCGCGGCGCTGCGCTATACCGACCCGGTCACCAAGGTGACTATTTTGCCGCGCGGGCGGGCCCTGGGGTACACGATGGTTATGCCCACCGAAGACCGCTATTCGGTTACCCGCAACCAGCTTCTCGACCAGCTCACCTACGCGCTGGGCGGGCGCGCCGCCGAGGAAATTATTTTCCGGGATCCCTCTACCGGCGCCTCCAATGACATCCAGAAAGCCACCGAAACCGCGCGCAAGATCGTGACCGAATACGGGATGACCACCGCGGTGGGGGCGGTGCGGGTGGCTCCCACAGCCCAGGAAGAAGCGAGCTTCGGGACGGCCTCACGCACCTCGGATTCCCTGGCTGCCACCGTGGATGAAAACGTGCGGGCCCTCCTCGACCAGGCGCTTACCGAAGCGTGGACAATCATCACCGAAAACCGGGATATCCTCGACCACCTGGCCGCGGTGCTCCTCGATAAGGAAACCGTGCTGGAAAACGAACTCGCGGAGATTTTCAAGGACGTTGTCAAAGCCCCCGAGCGGGAGGTGTGGCTCTCCGCTCCGGATCGCCCGGTCTCGCAGCGCCCGCCCATCCCGCTTCCGGAAGGGAAAACCGAAGCGGAAGCGGCAGCGGATTCGCGCCTTCCCGCCCCGGAACTCCCCGATGCTGCCACCGGGCCGCTCGGCCCGCGCGGCCGGCACGGCGCGGAAAATGAGGGCGCCTAA
- the folE gene encoding GTP cyclohydrolase I FolE yields the protein MSTAESAGSGQVDSQADSQVVDTQRHGTRPVDTARVVDTERVERAVRELLSAIGEDPDRPGLVDTPARVARACTEIFSGVGKDPDAVLDAQFAEDFHEMVVVRDITFYSMCEHHLLPFFGAAHIVYIPGAEGKVTGLSKLARLVEGYARRPQVQERLTTQIANALRDRLGAAGVLVVVEAEHMCMTMRGVRNSGSRTVTSAVRGMLRKPSTRAEAMSLIERGA from the coding sequence ATGAGCACAGCGGAATCGGCGGGAAGTGGCCAGGTGGATAGCCAGGCAGACAGCCAGGTTGTGGATACGCAGCGCCACGGCACGCGGCCGGTTGATACCGCGCGGGTGGTTGATACCGAACGGGTGGAGCGGGCCGTGCGGGAACTCCTCAGCGCTATCGGTGAGGACCCGGACCGCCCCGGCCTCGTGGATACCCCCGCGCGGGTAGCCCGCGCCTGCACCGAAATTTTTTCCGGGGTGGGCAAGGATCCCGACGCGGTGCTTGACGCCCAATTCGCGGAAGACTTCCACGAAATGGTGGTGGTACGGGATATCACCTTCTATTCCATGTGCGAACACCACCTGCTGCCCTTCTTCGGGGCGGCCCATATCGTCTATATTCCCGGGGCGGAAGGGAAAGTCACCGGCCTGTCCAAACTGGCCCGGCTGGTGGAAGGCTATGCGCGCCGCCCCCAGGTTCAAGAGCGCCTGACCACCCAGATCGCCAATGCGCTGCGTGACCGTTTGGGCGCAGCCGGAGTGCTCGTGGTGGTGGAAGCCGAACATATGTGCATGACCATGCGCGGGGTGCGCAATTCCGGTTCGCGTACCGTCACCTCGGCGGTGCGCGGCATGCTACGCAAACCGAGCACCCGCGCCGAAGCCATGAGTCTCATCGAACGGGGAGCCTAA
- a CDS encoding D-alanyl-D-alanine carboxypeptidase/D-alanyl-D-alanine-endopeptidase codes for MKGKAQIALSLVLLLAGGYAFADAFDLTPGLLTLGPRADAAAPYPHPTPVPAVTVPAAPEPAELEDVSAAKVAALGQEFAARLAPTGQVSYEIREAATGRVLASKDAKTPRVPASNMKLVTARVALETLGPDRRFATSVAASGSTIHLIGGGDVFLALDTAAPQVPGTIARGDLSELAAAAATYAREHPGGPVSVVVDTSLFAGPEYAPTLDPVNHDYVAPITPIAMNGGAVGYHYSATPALDAGNVLAEQLRGAGVEVAEVRAGQAPKEAAAHPLATVHSASVRELVDRMLTESDNTLAETLGHLVARERGESADFAGAARATHAVLEELGYPLEGVVVSDNSGLSETNRLTCVLQLAILEDVVNLSDGTVGALGAGLPVAALNGTLADRLTEGAAPGMIRGKTGTLADVVSLSGVLRTRSGALLTFSILTDSHHDVSLLDVRAAEDAFLTAVAEL; via the coding sequence GTGAAAGGAAAAGCTCAGATCGCTTTGTCCCTGGTGCTCCTTCTTGCGGGCGGGTACGCATTCGCTGATGCCTTTGATCTTACCCCCGGATTGCTCACCCTGGGACCTAGGGCCGATGCCGCCGCGCCGTATCCGCATCCCACCCCCGTGCCAGCCGTGACCGTTCCGGCCGCTCCCGAGCCCGCGGAACTCGAGGATGTCAGCGCCGCCAAAGTGGCCGCCCTCGGCCAGGAATTCGCCGCGCGCCTGGCCCCCACGGGCCAGGTATCCTACGAAATTCGCGAGGCCGCCACCGGGCGGGTCCTCGCCAGCAAAGACGCGAAAACCCCGCGGGTCCCGGCCTCCAATATGAAACTGGTGACCGCCCGGGTGGCTCTGGAAACCCTCGGCCCGGACCGCCGCTTCGCTACCAGCGTGGCCGCTTCCGGCTCCACCATTCACCTCATCGGCGGGGGCGATGTGTTCCTGGCTCTCGATACCGCCGCCCCCCAGGTCCCGGGCACCATCGCCCGCGGCGATCTTTCGGAATTGGCCGCGGCCGCCGCCACCTACGCGCGCGAGCATCCGGGTGGCCCGGTGAGCGTCGTCGTTGATACCTCTCTTTTCGCGGGGCCGGAGTACGCGCCCACCCTCGACCCGGTCAATCATGATTACGTGGCTCCCATCACGCCGATTGCCATGAACGGCGGGGCGGTGGGCTACCACTACAGCGCCACGCCCGCCCTCGACGCCGGGAACGTGCTGGCCGAGCAGCTGCGCGGGGCCGGCGTGGAGGTGGCGGAGGTGCGCGCGGGGCAGGCACCCAAGGAAGCGGCGGCCCACCCGCTGGCCACGGTGCATTCGGCGAGCGTGCGCGAGCTGGTGGACCGCATGCTCACCGAATCGGATAACACCCTGGCCGAAACCCTCGGGCATCTGGTGGCGCGCGAGCGCGGGGAAAGCGCGGATTTTGCGGGGGCGGCGCGGGCTACGCACGCGGTTCTGGAGGAGCTCGGCTACCCGCTGGAGGGCGTGGTGGTTTCCGATAATTCTGGGCTTTCTGAAACGAATCGGCTCACTTGCGTGCTTCAGCTCGCCATCCTTGAGGACGTGGTGAATCTGAGCGATGGCACGGTGGGGGCGCTCGGCGCGGGGCTGCCGGTGGCCGCGCTTAACGGCACGCTCGCGGATCGCCTCACCGAGGGCGCGGCGCCCGGGATGATCCGCGGGAAAACTGGCACGCTCGCGGATGTGGTCTCCCTTAGCGGGGTGCTGCGCACGCGTTCGGGGGCGCTGCTGACCTTCTCCATCCTCACCGATTCCCACCACGACGTTTCGTTATTGGACGTGCGGGCGGCCGAGGATGCCTTCCTCACCGCGGTGGCGGAGCTGTAA
- the hpt gene encoding hypoxanthine phosphoribosyltransferase — protein sequence MDHTDMGDKLEKILVTNEEIQAKLEDMARQIDADYDGDLLVVGVLKGAVMVMADLVRKIHSPLNMDWMAVSSYGMGTKSSGVVRILKDLDADVTGRHVLIVEDIIDSGLTLAWLKKNLLDRGAQSVRIAAILRKPEAAKVDVQVDYLGFDIPDEFVVGYGLDYAEQFRHLPFVGTLAPHVYGG from the coding sequence ATGGACCACACCGATATGGGTGATAAGTTGGAAAAAATCCTCGTCACAAATGAGGAAATCCAAGCGAAGCTTGAGGACATGGCGCGCCAGATTGACGCCGATTACGATGGTGACCTGCTCGTGGTGGGCGTGCTCAAGGGCGCCGTCATGGTTATGGCGGATCTGGTGCGGAAAATCCACTCTCCGCTGAATATGGATTGGATGGCGGTGTCCTCCTACGGGATGGGCACCAAATCCTCCGGCGTGGTGCGGATTTTGAAGGACCTGGATGCTGATGTGACCGGCCGGCACGTTCTCATCGTGGAAGATATTATCGATTCCGGCCTCACGCTCGCGTGGCTGAAGAAGAACCTGCTGGATCGCGGGGCGCAATCGGTGCGGATCGCGGCTATTCTGCGAAAACCCGAGGCGGCTAAAGTGGACGTTCAGGTTGATTATCTAGGCTTTGATATTCCCGATGAGTTCGTGGTGGGGTACGGACTCGACTATGCCGAACAATTCCGGCATCTGCCTTTTGTGGGCACCCTGGCCCCGCACGTTTACGGAGGATAA
- a CDS encoding C40 family peptidase — MENRSRRLTAVLAACALALSVLPGARADNVDRDIDRSRAAEKQTAQSIGQIEASLAGLASQAEAARTDVVIKAAEAQRAQRNLEDSVNTAMDAQVVANSARAEADAARGELGSISSAMYRDSSTTLTAANALLGAQSLRDADDRQRAFRTAGHATDQKLQRYQAARDIADTLQGEADRKANEQATIAARAEGAAKDASSAASQLDSQLASIEAQRDQLFETLARQKGTTAALERAQQEQKEAAARAQAEAERQRIAAEAAAQEQAAREAAAREAAARQAAAEEAARRQAEAQPAPAPAPAPAPAPEPDPEPAPAPAPAPEPEPEPEPEPAPAPSGDGWAIVSFARQFVGVPYVWGGNTPSGWDCSGFTRYVYGHFGYSLPRTSGAQRSAGYEISPSQAQPGDLLWWPGHVGIYTGNGMHIAATNPEGGTREGPIWGSPTYVRIID, encoded by the coding sequence GTGGAGAATCGTTCTCGGCGCCTAACGGCTGTGCTGGCCGCCTGCGCCCTCGCTCTCTCAGTGCTACCCGGCGCCCGCGCTGATAACGTTGATCGCGATATTGATCGCTCGCGGGCCGCGGAAAAGCAAACAGCTCAAAGTATCGGGCAGATTGAAGCTTCGCTGGCCGGGCTCGCCTCCCAGGCCGAAGCCGCGCGTACCGATGTGGTGATTAAGGCAGCCGAAGCCCAGCGCGCCCAGCGCAACCTGGAAGATTCGGTCAATACCGCGATGGATGCCCAGGTGGTGGCCAATAGTGCCCGGGCGGAAGCCGATGCGGCGCGCGGCGAGCTCGGCTCGATTTCCTCGGCGATGTACCGGGATTCTTCCACCACGCTCACCGCCGCGAACGCGCTGCTCGGGGCGCAATCCCTGCGCGATGCCGATGACCGCCAGCGCGCCTTCCGCACCGCCGGCCACGCCACCGACCAGAAACTACAGCGCTACCAGGCCGCCCGAGATATTGCCGATACCCTCCAGGGTGAAGCGGATCGCAAGGCCAATGAGCAGGCCACGATTGCCGCGCGCGCCGAGGGTGCCGCGAAGGACGCCAGCTCGGCCGCCTCCCAATTGGATAGCCAACTGGCCTCCATCGAAGCGCAACGCGACCAACTTTTCGAAACCCTCGCCCGGCAAAAGGGTACGACGGCGGCACTGGAACGCGCCCAGCAAGAACAGAAGGAAGCCGCGGCGCGTGCCCAGGCCGAAGCTGAGCGTCAGCGCATCGCGGCCGAAGCGGCAGCCCAGGAGCAGGCTGCCCGTGAGGCAGCGGCTCGGGAAGCTGCGGCCCGCCAGGCGGCCGCGGAAGAAGCGGCTCGGCGCCAGGCTGAAGCGCAGCCCGCCCCCGCGCCGGCACCCGCTCCTGCTCCCGCACCGGAACCTGATCCGGAACCGGCACCCGCGCCCGCTCCGGCCCCCGAACCTGAGCCGGAGCCCGAACCCGAACCGGCCCCGGCGCCTTCGGGTGACGGCTGGGCGATTGTCAGCTTCGCACGGCAATTCGTGGGCGTGCCCTATGTATGGGGCGGCAATACCCCCTCGGGTTGGGATTGCTCCGGTTTCACCCGCTACGTATACGGGCACTTCGGGTATTCTCTGCCGCGTACCTCCGGGGCGCAGCGCTCGGCCGGCTACGAGATTTCTCCCTCCCAAGCCCAACCCGGCGACTTGCTGTGGTGGCCCGGGCACGTGGGAATCTACACGGGTAACGGCATGCACATCGCCGCCACCAACCCGGAAGGCGGCACCCGCGAAGGCCCGATCTGGGGTAGCCCCACCTACGTGCGGATTATCGACTAG